One part of the Lycium ferocissimum isolate CSIRO_LF1 chromosome 8, AGI_CSIRO_Lferr_CH_V1, whole genome shotgun sequence genome encodes these proteins:
- the LOC132066749 gene encoding uncharacterized protein LOC132066749: MKRQRGSKMIGNNYEEKKKAKRVVEKQCEEVKKEEEQRENNGGGNVVKEVELMADQCDNNNWINEWLCSWNMGDEQMSWGTCWSPVWDMEFMGEAYKNLYNDVLWDDDIWDLKAIKEVPSS; this comes from the coding sequence ATGAAGAGGCAAAGAGGTAGTAAGATGATCGGTAATAATTATGAGGAGAAGAAAAAGGCCAAACGGGTTGTTGAGAAACAGTGTGAAGAGGtgaaaaaagaggaagaacaaagagaaaataATGGTGGAGGAAATGTTGTGAAGGAAGTGGAGTTAATGGCTGATCAGTGTGATAATAATAATTGGATTAATGAATGGCTATGTTCATGGAATATGGGGGATGAGCAAATGTCATGGGGAACATGTTGGTCACCTGTTTGGGACATGGAGTTTATGGGAGAAGCTTATAAGAACTTGTACAATGATGTTTTGTGGGATGATgatatttgggatttgaaagcCATCAAGGAAGTTCCAAGTTCTTAG